A part of Periophthalmus magnuspinnatus isolate fPerMag1 chromosome 19, fPerMag1.2.pri, whole genome shotgun sequence genomic DNA contains:
- the LOC117387453 gene encoding DELTA-stichotoxin-Hcr4a-like, with product MSESAEAVAANLSSRRNVTIEITNLTTNYCLINPKVFLEKGSTPIPAQPTVRPLKTEVCTYSKDSGRASGAVGVMTYDLFEKNRQDYIETLAIMFSVPYDRNMYKNWFALGIYNKGKECDEALYKEMYYEKEPKGFVRAEATGSGITFEGNYLDVKATMSSVGKAMMKVELWDKLFSPPIGQHH from the exons ATGTCAGAAAGCGCAGAAGCCGTGGCAGCTAACCTGTCCAGTCGAAGAAATGTAACTATTGAGATCACCAACCTCACCACTAACTACTGTCTGATCAACCCCAA GGTGTTCTTGGAGAAAGGTAGCACTCCTATTCCAGCCCAACCAACTGTGCGTCCTCTAAAAACCGAGGTGTGCACCTACAGCAAAGACAGCGGCAGAGCCTCTGGTGCTGTGGGCGTCATGACCTATGACCTTTTCGAGAAGAACCGTCAGGATTACATCGAGACATTAGCCATCATGTTCTCCGTCCCATACGACAGAAACATGTACAAGAACTGGTTTGCCCTGGGGATCTACAATAAGGGAAAGGAGTGTGATGAAGCCCTGTACAAAGAAATGTACTATGAGAAGGAgcccaaagggtttgtgagagcggAGGCCACTGGAAGTGGAATCACATTTGAGGGGAACTACCTGGATGTCAAAGCAACCATGTCTTCTGTGGGCAAGGCCATGATGAAGGTAGAGCTCTGGGATAAACTATTCAGCCCACCAATAGGCCAGCACCACTGA